From Lagenorhynchus albirostris chromosome 15, mLagAlb1.1, whole genome shotgun sequence, one genomic window encodes:
- the KCNK15 gene encoding potassium channel subfamily K member 15, with amino-acid sequence MRKQSVRTAALILCILSYLLVGAAVFDALESEAESGRKRLLAQKRSELRRKYGFSTEDYRELERLARQAEPHRAGRQWKFAGSFYFAITVITTIGYGHAAPGTDSGKVFCMFYALLGIPLTLVTFQSLGERLNALMRRLLLAAKRCLGLRRPHVSTENMVVAGLLVCAATLALGAAAFAHFEGWTFFHAYYYCFITLTTIGFGDFVALQNDEALQRKPPYVVFSFLYILLGLTVIGAFLNLVVLRFLAASADAPERAARPLRRGAPESRGPALLRRPAHPAGSTSISYRIHQLELRARDNLGFSPPASPGAGGGGGGGGGCRAGRPLARRKSI; translated from the exons ATGAGGAAGCAGAGCGTGCGCACCGCCGCGCTCATCCTGTGCATCCTGTCCTACCTGCTGGTGGGCGCCGCCGTCTTCGACGCGCTCGAGTCCGAGGCGGAGAGCGGCCGCAAGCGGCTGCTGGCCCAGAAGCGGAGCGAGTTGCGGAGGAAGTACGGCTTCTCGACCGAGGATTACCGCGAGCTGGAGCGCCTGGCGCGGCAAGCCGAGCCGCACCGCGCCGGCCGCCAGTGGAAGTTCGCCGGCTCCTTCTACTTCGCCATcaccgtcatcaccaccatcg GGTACGGTCACGCCGCGCCGGGCACGGACTCGGGCAAGGTCTTCTGCATGTTCTATGCGCTCCTGGGCATCCCCCTGACGCTGGTCACCTTCCAGAGCCTGGGTGAGCGGCTGAACGCGCTGATGCGGCGCCTCCTGCTGGCGGCCAAGCGCTGCCTGGGCCTGCGGCGGCCGCACGTGTCCACCGAGAATATGGTGGTGGCCGGGCTGCTGGTGTGCGCGGCCACCCTGGCCCTCGGGGCCGCCGCCTTCGCGCATTTCGAGGGCTGGACCTTCTTCCACGCCTACTACTACTGCTTCATCACCCTCACCACCATCGGCTTTGGCGACTTCGTCGCGCTGCAGAACGACGAGGCGCTGCAGAGGAAGCCGCCCTACGTGGTCTTCAGCTTCCTCTACATCCTCCTGGGGCTCACGGTCATCGGCGCTTTCCTCAACCTGGTGGTCCTGCGCTTCCTGGCGGCCAGCGCGGACGCGCCCGAGCGTGCGGCCCGCCCGCTCCGCCGGGGGGCGCCCGAGAGCCGAGGCCCCGCCCTGCTCCgccgccccgcccaccccgccgGCTCCACCTCCATCTCCTACCGCATCCACCAGCTGGAGTTGCGGGCCCGCGACAATCTGGGCTTCTCGCCCCCCGCGAGCCCTGGGgctggaggcggcggcggcggcggcggcggctgcaggGCAGGCAGGCCCCTGGCCCGGCGTAAGTCCATCTGA